One stretch of Plasmodium vivax chromosome 8, whole genome shotgun sequence DNA includes these proteins:
- a CDS encoding stomatin-like protein, putative (encoded by transcript PVX_095325A), producing the protein MARSFYTQGIVATMEAIGRGVPSGAIATTPSTALLNQRRCTYYTSSDGKKYNKKIWNNLGVVIIPQQTAYIIERLGKYKKTLLAGIHFIIPFIDKIAYVFSLKEETITIPNQTAITKDNVTLNIDGVLYIKCDNPYNSSYGIEDAVFAVTQLAQVTMRSELGKLTLDATFLERDNLNEKIVKAINESAKNWGIKCMRYEIRDIILPVNIKNAMEKQAEAERRKRAEILQSEGERESEINIAIGKKKKSILIAEGQSFAIKAKADATAEAIEIISNKIKKLDSNSAMSLLLAEQYIDVFSNICKNNNTVIIPADLNNISSLISQSLSIYNNIQKAKRGGAPPQVESLPGADLVRSEAKD; encoded by the coding sequence ATGGCAAGAAGCTTCTACACGCAGGGGATAGTTGCTACCATGGAAGCCATTGGAAGAGGCGTACCCAGTGGAGCAATCGCAACTACGCCTTCAACAGCGCTACTGAACCAACGCAGGTGCACCTACTACACGAGCAgcgatgggaaaaaatataataaaaaaatttggaacaATCTAGGGGTTGTAATTATACCACAACAAACAGCCTACATAATTGAGCGTCTggggaaatacaaaaagaCCTTGCTGGCAGGGATACACTTTATCATCCCCTTCATAGACAAAATAGCCTACGTATTTTCTCTAAAGGAGGAAACGATAACCATTCCAAACCAAACGGCCATCACTAAGGACAATGTGACTCTTAACATAGATGGGGTGCTCTACATAAAATGCGATAACCCATATAACTCTTCCTACGGAATTGAAGACGCCGTTTTCGCAGTGACCCAGTTAGCCCAAGTTACCATGCGATCAGAGTTAGGGAAGCTAACCCTAGACGCCACTTTCCTAGAGAGAGATAAtctaaatgaaaaaattgttaaagcTATTAACGAGTCAGCAAAAAACTGGGGAATCAAATGCATGCGGTATGAAATTAGGGATATCATCCTCCCCGTCAACATTAAGAATGCCATGGAGAAGCAGGCGGAAGCGGAACGAAGGAAGAGAGCGGAGATTTTGCAAAGTGAGGGAGAAAGGGAGAGCGAAATTAATATTGCCattggaaagaaaaagaagtccATTCTGATAGCAGAGGGACAATCTTTCGCAATCAAAGCCAAGGCAGATGCTACTGCGGAAGCTAtagaaattatttcaaataaaattaaaaagctaGACTCTAACAGTGCAATGTCTCTTCTCCTAGCTGAGCAGTACATTGACGTTTTCTCTAACATTTGCAAAAACAATAACACTGTTATTATTCCGGCCGATCTGAACAACATTAGCAGCTTAATTTCGCAGTCCTTgtctatatataataacatacAGAAGGCCAAACGTGGGGGGGCTCCTCCGCAGGTGGAGTCCCTCCCCGGTGCTGACTTGGTGCGTTCCGAGGC